A single window of Helicobacter pylori DNA harbors:
- the tenA gene encoding thiaminase II, with translation MQVSQYLYQNAQSIWGDCISHPFVQGIGRGTLERDKFRFYIIQDYLFLLEYAKVFALGVIKACDEAVMREFSNAIQDILNNEMSIHSHYIRELQITQKELQNAHPTLANKSYTSYMLAEGFKGSIKEATAAVLACAWSYLVIAQNLSQIPNALEHAFYGHWIKGYSSKEFQACVNWNINLLDSLTLTSSKQEIEKLKDIFITTSEYEYLFWDMAYQS, from the coding sequence ATGCAAGTTTCACAATATCTGTATCAAAATGCGCAATCTATTTGGGGGGATTGTATTTCCCATCCGTTCGTTCAAGGCATAGGGCGTGGGACTTTAGAAAGAGATAAATTTCGTTTTTATATCATTCAAGATTATTTGTTTCTTTTAGAATACGCTAAGGTGTTTGCTTTGGGCGTAATTAAGGCTTGTGATGAAGCGGTGATGAGGGAGTTTTCTAACGCTATACAGGATATTTTGAATAACGAGATGAGTATCCATAGCCATTACATTAGAGAACTTCAAATCACTCAAAAAGAATTGCAAAACGCGCACCCCACTCTAGCGAATAAATCCTATACAAGCTACATGCTCGCTGAAGGGTTTAAGGGCTCTATCAAAGAAGCTACGGCGGCTGTTCTGGCTTGCGCTTGGAGCTATTTAGTGATCGCGCAAAATTTGAGCCAAATCCCAAACGCTTTAGAACATGCCTTTTATGGGCATTGGATTAAGGGCTATAGTTCCAAAGAATTTCAAGCGTGTGTAAATTGGAATATTAATTTGCTTGATTCCCTCACCCTCACTTCTTCAAAACAAGAAATTGAGAAATTAAAGGACATTTTTATCACTACAAGCGAATACGAATATCTGTTTTGGGATATGGCGTATCAAAGTTAA
- a CDS encoding glycosyltransferase family 9 protein, with product MDFVGFEDLKCKDKENSQKVFVIRNDKLGDFILAIPALIALKQAFLEKGKEVYLGVVVPSYTTPIALEFPFIDEVIIEDNHLSATLKSKPIDALIFLFSNFKNARLAFSLRKFIPYILAPKTKIYSWLYQKSVRQSRSLCLKTEYEYNLDLIHVFCKDHNLPNASIKKIAWKLKDKSKERSIIASKLNTDVGLLWIGVHMHSGGSSPVLPASHFIKLIDFLHNNLSCEIILICGPGERKATEELLKKVPFVHLYDTSHSLVDLAKLCANLSVYIGNASGPLHVNALFDNQSIGFYPNELSASIARWRPFNERFLGITPPNGSNDMGLIDIEKEGETILEFIAPNLSCHTQERQRQQAPHKQP from the coding sequence ATGGATTTTGTAGGGTTTGAAGATTTAAAATGCAAAGATAAAGAAAACTCTCAAAAAGTTTTTGTGATCCGTAACGACAAGTTAGGCGATTTCATTTTAGCCATACCCGCTTTAATCGCTCTAAAGCAAGCTTTTTTAGAAAAAGGCAAGGAAGTGTATTTGGGTGTGGTTGTGCCTAGCTATACCACCCCAATAGCCTTAGAATTCCCTTTTATTGATGAAGTCATTATAGAAGATAACCATTTGAGTGCCACTCTCAAAAGTAAACCCATCGACGCTCTTATCTTTTTATTTTCTAATTTTAAAAACGCCAGACTCGCTTTTAGTTTGAGGAAATTTATTCCTTATATCCTAGCCCCAAAGACTAAAATCTATTCTTGGCTGTATCAAAAGAGCGTGCGCCAAAGCCGATCGCTGTGTTTAAAAACCGAATACGAATACAATTTGGATCTCATCCATGTATTTTGTAAAGATCATAATCTCCCTAACGCTTCAATTAAAAAAATCGCATGGAAGCTTAAAGACAAATCCAAAGAGCGATCCATTATCGCTTCAAAACTCAACACTGATGTTGGTTTGTTGTGGATTGGCGTGCATATGCATAGCGGAGGCAGTTCGCCCGTATTGCCCGCTTCACACTTTATTAAATTGATTGATTTTTTACACAACAATTTAAGTTGTGAGATCATTCTTATTTGCGGGCCAGGCGAGAGAAAAGCCACAGAAGAACTCCTTAAAAAAGTCCCTTTCGTTCATCTCTATGATACGAGCCATAGTTTAGTGGATTTAGCCAAATTGTGCGCGAATTTAAGCGTCTATATTGGGAACGCTTCAGGTCCTTTGCATGTGAACGCTTTATTTGACAACCAATCTATCGGGTTTTATCCTAACGAACTCAGCGCTTCTATTGCCAGATGGCGGCCTTTTAATGAGCGTTTTTTAGGCATCACCCCGCCTAATGGCTCAAACGATATGGGTTTGATTGACATTGAAAAAGAGGGTGAAACCATCCTTGAATTTATCGCACCAAATCTTTCTTGCCACACGCAAGAAAGACAACGGCAACAAGCACCACACAAGCAACCTTAA
- a CDS encoding YceI family protein, producing MKKALMFTLLGVSLAFAKPYTIDKANSSVWFEVKHFKFNETRGVFDNFDGKIDADPNTKALNVFEGKIDIKSINTRNKKRDDHLRTAEFFDAMKYPKGSFKMTKYEDGKIYGDLTLRGVTKPVVLEAKIQAPLQNPMNKKEFMVLQAEGKINRKDFGIGKTFSDAVVGDEVKIELKLEAYAQ from the coding sequence ATGAAAAAAGCGTTAATGTTCACCCTTTTGGGCGTTAGTCTGGCGTTTGCAAAACCTTATACGATTGATAAGGCAAACTCTAGCGTGTGGTTTGAGGTCAAACACTTCAAATTCAATGAAACAAGAGGCGTGTTTGATAATTTTGATGGCAAAATTGATGCCGATCCTAATACCAAGGCTCTCAATGTTTTTGAAGGTAAAATTGATATTAAAAGCATTAACACCAGGAACAAAAAAAGAGACGACCACTTAAGGACAGCAGAGTTTTTTGATGCCATGAAATACCCCAAAGGGAGCTTTAAAATGACCAAATACGAAGATGGTAAAATCTATGGGGATTTGACTCTTCGTGGCGTAACCAAACCTGTCGTATTGGAAGCCAAAATCCAAGCCCCCTTACAAAACCCCATGAACAAAAAAGAATTCATGGTGCTACAAGCTGAAGGCAAAATCAACCGCAAGGATTTTGGTATCGGTAAAACCTTTAGCGATGCTGTCGTTGGAGATGAGGTAAAGATTGAGCTCAAACTAGAAGCTTACGCTCAATAA
- a CDS encoding 5'-nucleotidase, lipoprotein e(P4) family, with the protein MIKKTLASVLLGLSLMSVLNAKECVSLLTRSVKYHQQSAEIRALQLQSYKMAKMALDNNLKLVKDKKPAVILDLDETVLNTFDYAGYLVKNCIKYTPETWDKFEKEGSLTLIPGALDFLEYANSKGVKIFYISNRTQKNKAFTLKTLKSFKLPQVSEESVLLKEKGKPKAVRRESVAKDYAIVLQVGDTLHDFDAIFAKDAKNSQEQRAKVLQNAQKFGTEWIILPNSLYGTWEDEPIKAWQNKK; encoded by the coding sequence ATGATAAAAAAGACCCTTGCATCAGTTTTATTAGGATTGAGTTTGATGAGTGTGTTAAATGCCAAAGAATGCGTTTCGCTCCTAACAAGAAGCGTTAAGTATCATCAGCAAAGCGCTGAAATTAGAGCCTTGCAATTGCAAAGTTACAAAATGGCGAAAATGGCGCTAGACAATAACCTCAAACTCGTTAAAGACAAAAAGCCAGCCGTTATCTTGGATTTAGATGAAACCGTTTTAAACACTTTTGATTATGCGGGCTATTTAGTCAAAAATTGCATTAAATACACCCCAGAAACTTGGGATAAATTTGAAAAAGAAGGCTCTCTTACACTCATTCCTGGAGCGCTAGACTTTTTAGAATACGCCAATTCTAAGGGCGTTAAGATTTTTTACATTTCTAACCGCACGCAAAAAAATAAGGCATTCACCTTGAAAACGCTCAAAAGTTTTAAACTCCCCCAAGTGAGTGAAGAATCCGTTTTATTGAAAGAAAAAGGCAAGCCTAAAGCCGTTAGACGAGAATCAGTCGCTAAGGATTATGCGATTGTTTTACAAGTGGGCGACACTTTGCATGATTTTGACGCTATTTTTGCTAAAGACGCTAAAAACAGCCAAGAACAACGAGCTAAAGTCTTGCAAAACGCTCAAAAATTCGGCACAGAGTGGATCATTTTACCCAACTCTCTTTATGGCACATGGGAAGATGAGCCTATAAAAGCATGGCAGAATAAAAAATAA
- a CDS encoding pantothenate kinase, whose protein sequence is MSGLRTFSCVVVLCGAMANVAIASPKIEARGELGKLIGGGVGGFVGDKIGGAIGVPGGPVGIGLGRFLGSTAGGYIGAEIGDRVEDFIRGVDREPQAPREPTYDRHFVYDR, encoded by the coding sequence ATGAGTGGATTAAGAACATTCAGTTGTGTAGTGGTTTTATGCGGTGCAATGGCTAATGTGGCTATAGCTAGTCCTAAAATAGAGGCAAGGGGTGAATTAGGCAAACTTATAGGGGGTGGTGTTGGGGGTTTTGTTGGTGATAAAATTGGAGGAGCAATTGGGGTTCCTGGAGGTCCAGTGGGTATTGGATTAGGGAGATTTCTTGGTAGCACAGCAGGAGGGTATATTGGGGCTGAAATAGGCGATAGGGTAGAAGATTTTATCCGTGGCGTTGATAGAGAGCCACAAGCCCCAAGAGAACCCACCTATGATCGTCATTTCGTGTATGATAGGTAG